GGCTCAGCGGCGCGAGCAGGGCGGTGAGGCGCTCGGCGGGTATGCCGACGGGGTTCAGGGTCCCCCAGACCCCCTCGACCAGCACGAGCCGCCCTCCGGGCCGCAGCAGGTCCCGCCAGTGCCGCAGCACCTTGTCCGGTCCCGGCAGGGTCCAGAGCACATGCCGTACCAGGACGACGTCGAAGCGCCACTCCCCCACCGGCGGGGCCGCGGCATCCCCGCACAGGACCACCGCACCGCATCCGGCGAGCTTGGCGCGGGCCCGCTCGACCATCGCCGGGGAGGAGTCGACGCTCGTCACCCGGTGTCCCTCTTCGGCCGCGAGGAGCGACAGACTGCCGGTGCCGCAGCCGAGGTCGAGGACGTCGGCCGGGCGCTCGGGCAGCCAGGAGCGGAGTCTGGCCGCCCAGGCGGCACGGATCGCGGGGTCGCGCAGGCCATGGTCCGGCTCGTCGTCGAAGACATCGGCCGCGGCGTCCCAGTCCATGTCGGCGGCGTCCCAGTCGACGTCCGGGGCATCTGAGGCGACCGGCGCAACCGTCCGGCCCTTCACATTCGTCATGCCCACAGAGTGACACCCGCCACTGACAATCCGGCTCCAATGAGGAACTCTCGCCGAAAGGGTCTACCCCCGTGACAACGCGGGCCACGGTAGACACTGAAGGAGGCAGCCATGCGCCGCGTAACCGTGCAGAAGCCCCTGAAGAAGACGGACAGCCGCCGGATCCGCGAAAAGGCGGAGGAGCGCCCCACGGTCCGTCCCGAGGTGCGCAAAGACATCGCACGCACCTGGTGGCCCGACGGCTGACCGCGCCGGGGCCGTCAGTTCAGCCGCTTGCGGTAGTGAATCCGGTCGTAGGGTCCGTCGACGCGGCGTTCCACGACCTCGTATCCGTACTTCGGATAGATCTCCTGGTTCTCCCACATCAGCGCGTTCGTGTAGAGCCTGATCTCGCCGAGGCCCAGCGCACGCGCGCGTGCCTCGACGAAGCGCAGCAGCCGCCGTCCGACGCCCGTGCCGTGGGCGTCCGGGTGGACGGCGACGCTGTCCAGGAAGAGGTGGTCCGCGAACGCCTCGATCACGACCAGCCCGTCGACCGGTTCCCCGGTGACGAACACCTTGCCGGCGGCCACGTCCGCGGCGTGGTCAGCCCCCATGGGCTGCGGCACCACGCTCGATGTAGTGCTGATAGGCCGCGTCCGTCACCGCCTTGACGGCCGGCACATCGTCGGTGACGGCCGCGCGGACCCGCTCCGGATTCCTGTCGATCATGGCCGCACGGTATCTGCCTGAGCGGAGTCTGAGCACCACCTTAAGCGCACCGTAAAAGCCCAAAGGCCCCTCGGAACAGCGTTTCCGCAGTTCAGAGATGGGCCTTGGGGGCTCTTCTAGCCTTGGGGAGCCAAACGGGGAGCCACGGCGGCGAAATCAGGGGCTGTCTGGAGACTCGTCCTCGACCACATCGTCATCGTCGCCAAAGATCTCATCCATGGCCTCCGCCCCCTCGGAGATGACTGGCCGCAGTTGCTTCCGATAGACCCTCTCCGTCGTTCCACTGCCGTTGTGCCCAACGAGACGCGAGATCACTTCGATCGGGATCCCGTGGTCCGACAGCACGGACACGAAGCTTGTGCGTAGCTCACGCGGGGTCCACTCCTTCGGGTTCTCGAAACCAGCCTCCTTGAGCAGAGTCCTGAAGTTCCGGCGCACGTCCAAGGCACTGCGGAGTTCACCAGTCTCTGTCGGGAAAACCAGTCGCTCATCGGTCCACTCATCGCCTGCAGCGAGGCACGCAGCCTGTTCGCGACGCTTGTGAGCCCTCATGACCGTGACGGTTTGCTGCGGCATGGCCAGCGAGCGTCTGCTCTTCCGGGTCTTCGTGTCGCCATGCCGACGTACCGAGCGCCACACGTCCACGTGCGGCTTCTCCTTTCCTGAGCGTGTCAGGTGGACGTGCGACCAGGTCAGGGGCCGTGCCTCCGGTCACGTCCGCTGAAGTGGTGTATCGACGGCCACTCGGTGATCTCTTCTTTGAGGCTATGCGGTGAGTTCGGTGGGCAGGACGGTCTCGTCGGTTTCTGACTCGATCGGGTGGAGGCGGGCCTTGGCGAGCAGGTCGAGTCCCATGTAACGGCGGGCTTGGGTCCACTCGTCGTTCTGCTCGGCCAGGACCGCGCCGACCAAGCGGATCAGAGCGGTGCGGTCGGGGAAGATGCCGACCACGTCGGTGCGGCGGCGGATCTCCTTGTTCAGCCGCTCTTGCGGGTTGTTCGACCAGATCTGCCGCCAGATCTCGCGCGGGAACACGGTGAACGCCAGCACGTCGCCCTGGGCGGCGTCCAAGTGGGCTGCGGCCTTGGGGAACTTGGCTTCCAGGGCATCCAGCACGTGCCGCATCTGGGCCTGGACGGCGTCGGTGTCGGGCTGTTCGAAGACGGTCCGCAGCAGCGTGGCCACCCAAGGCTGGGCCGACTTGGGGACCTGGCTCAGCAGCGCGCGGGCGTAGTGGGTGCGGCATCGCTGCCAGCTCGCGCCGGGCAGGGTGGCGCCGATCGCGTTGACCAGGCCCATGTGCGCGTCGGAGATGACGAGTTGGACGCCGGACAGGCCGCGGGCGATCAACGAGCGCAGGAAGGCCAGCCGGCCGGCGCCGTCCTCGGCGGTGGCCACGTCCAGGCCGAGGATCTCGCGGTGGCCGTCGGCGTTGACGCCGACCGCGATCAATGCGTGGACGTTGATGATGCGGCCGCCCTCGCGGACCTTCTGCGTGAGCGCATCCACCCAGACGAAGGCGTAGGGGCTGGCGTCCAGGGGTCGGTTACGGAACGCGGCGACTTGCTCGTCCAGATGCTTGGCCATCGCGCTGACCTGGGACTTCGACAGCTGGGTCACCCCGAGCGACTCGGCGAGCTTCTCGACCCGGCGCGTGCTCACGCCCAGCAGGTAGGCGGTGGCGACCACCGAGATCAGGGCCTGCCCGGCACGCCGACGGCGTTCCAGCAGCCAGTGCGGGAAGTAACTCCCGGACCTGAGCTTGGGGAATGGCGAGTTCGACGGTGCCGGCCCTCGTGTCCCACTCGCGCGGGCGATAGCCGTTGCGGTGGTTGACTCGCTCGTCGCTGACCTGGCCGTATTCGGCGTTGCAGAGGGAGTCGGCCTCCGCGGACATGAGCGCGTCGGCGAATGTCTTGACCATCGCGCGCAGCAGATCGGGACTCGCCGCGGCGAGGTTGTCTTCCGCGAGGGCGTGCAGGGGCAGACTGTCGGGTGCGGTCATCGTGCTGATCCCCTTCGTGACTCGACATCTCGAAGATCAGCCGGTGGCCGTTCTTGTATCCGGGCACTCACTCCGACGCCGGGGAAAACGCCCGGATCAGGTGGGAGCCCGTACACCACTTCTCAGGACGCAACCACCTCGTGGGCCCGTGTCCGGCGTGGATGGGTGCCCGTGGGGCTGTTGGCCGTGGCCGACTACGGCTCGCTCATCCGGGCGGTTTGAAGCCTTCCATGTTCTGACAGCATCGACTTGGTAACTGTCTGAGCATGGCCTTTAACCGCATGTCACTGACTCGCCGGATTGCTGTCGACGTCGGTACTGGAGCCCTGATCTTCGGCGGTACCGCCGCGTTCGCCTCCTCCTCTACCGCTGTCGGCAAAACACAGGCCCAGGAGCAGCCCGCCGCAGCAGCGAAGCCAATTACCGTCACCGCCGACGGACGAAGCAGCGCCACCGCGCAATGCCCTGTAGGCACGTACGTCACTGGCGGCGGCTTCAAGTTCAACAACTGGTCATCCGACAACGGCAGCCCGGTCTTCACTGAAGAGAACCACCCGACCGCCAACGGCACCGGCTGGTACGTCAAGGTGGTCTCACTCGACGCGAAGATCACTGTCTACGCGGTCTGCGCCTCCGGCTGACCCCAGCCCAGCACGACGGACACAGTTGCCGGGGCTCGCGCAGTGCGACCAACGCACCGCCAGCCCATCATGTAGCTCTGGCCGGCCGAAAGAGCGCCTCTGACTATGCTGAGCCGAGTTTGTCAAGGTGGCCCCTTCTCCTGACATCAGCGTCTGACACCAACAGGTGCGAACAGCGGCGATCGACGTCGGATGCGAGCGGACGGCCAACCGAGGGCGTAGGCCCGGATGACCAATGTCGACAGCCCCCGTGATCGACCTGATAAGGATGAGGTCAGACCTCAAAGCCTTGGCCTATGCGGGCGCCCGCCGGCCTCACCATCGGCCGGCGCCCGTCGCGTTGACCCGGTCATTGAGACTCCGCCGACCGCGTGACTCACCATCCGAACCCGCGGGCGTAGCCCCGAGTACGACCCTGACGCGCCCGTGCTGCTCGAGGGCAGCACGACCCTGGACACTGAGGGCGCATAAGATCAGCGCCTTACCAGGATTAGAACGGGCCGAAGGCGGTCAGGATGGATGCCCTCTCACAGTTGGTGACGATTGCGGCCGTGCTTCTGGGGTCGTTGATGACTTTCGTCACCAACCAGTTGGCGGAGCGGAGCAAACGGCGTGAGACTCGGCGCGTTCGCTGGGATGAGAAGAAGCTCGACACATACACCGACTACATCAGCAAAGTGCGTGCCACCATGGCCGCCAACGTGGTGGTCTACAAAGTCCGCAAGGGCCTACGGACCATGTCGCGAAGCGAGGAGGACGTACGGCTGGACCTCACCCAAGCAGGGACTGCGCAAGCAATCGCCTTTGAGCGGGTAATGCTCCTGGCCGGGGATGACGTGGTCGAAGCAGCCCACGCCGTACAAGAAACGACGGCCGCTTTCGGAGAAGTAGCGCGGGGGGACGCGGATGACACTCCGGACGAGTGGGGAGCTCTTCACAGCGCAGCGTTCCATGCCATCAACCAGTTTCACGAGCGTGCGCGAATAGACCTAGGTGTCAGCGGAGGCTTCCGAGGCGAGCGGCACTCAGCCCGTGGTGGCCTTCTGCCACTTGAGAGCGGAAGTGGCGAAGCAAGCCCGAGCGCCCCAGGGCCCGCAGAGGAGACACGCTAGAGAGAAGATCAGAAGTTGCCCGTAAGCCAGCGGTTCGGGACAAATAGGACGTGCCAGATCGTACGGGGAACTGCGAGGAACACCGGGGAATCAACGAACACGCCACCAGGCATCGACAACCTTCCGCCGCAGGTCAGCCCCGCAATAAGCCCTAGATCACCTCAGCTTCCCAAGCCAAGGTTTCACCCTCACACCTTTGGAAGCAGTGGCTCGTGCTGGTGCCAGATCAAGTACCGGTCTTCTCGACGCAACTCTGCGGAGCCCCATTCGATGCGCATTACGCCGTCCCCCATGGAGCAGGCGTAGGCGACGAGGACGAGTCGCACGTCTTCGGGAAGCAGCTCCAGGTCGGGATGCACCTCGGAGTCGTCGAGGTCTCCCCAATCCAGGTCAAACGGTTCCTGCATGGGCGGCGGGCCATGGCGACGGATCAAGTCTGCTCGAAAGCCTGTGGCCCGCCGGAGGCGTGCAGCCGTAACGGGCACGTCCTTCTTCGCGTAGCGGAGGGGGTAGATCAGGCACCCGCGGATGAGCATCATCGTTCGTCCCTGTAGGCGCACTGCGTCCCCGAGACTGTCGAGGCCGGCGGCCAGTTCCTCATACTGCACCGCGCAAAGGCCGTGTCCGTAGGCTTCGAGCGTCTGGGTATGGACGCCTTCATGTCCGGTGCGGGCCCGCTCGTGAGCCCGGACGAGGCAGGCCGGGATGATGTCCACCAGCTCACCGGCGGATTCTCCGAACGTCTCACTTGCCCATCGACTGGCTGAACCCACGACGTACCGCCCCTCCCTGGTGGTCCTGGAGCACAGCGCCGAGCAGCGTCCGCCCAGACCGTGCTGTCCCCCTGGCGCATCACGCAAGGTGGCACCCAGCGCACAGGGGGAGCGCACGTCACCTGAGCGGGGCGCATCGCCGGTGCCGCTCGGTCAATCAGCAGCTGGAATTGCGGTGATAGCGGCACGGCCAGCCAGAGCCGCAAACGACTGTTCAGCAGGTCGACTCGGTGGAGCTTCGCTACACCCTCTGACATCCACGGCTGACATCAGCGGGGCCGGACAGCAGCAGACTTTGGCGTGCGTGCGCGGCATTGAGCTCCCTGCCCTGCCAGGAGCTCAATGCCACCTGATCGAACTCCTAAAGAAGTGGTCGCCGTAACGGGGGCGCAAGACCGGGCGGCCGCATCGATGAACGGTCCTACAGTAGTCCCGGTAGACACCAACACGGCTTGCATACAGGCGCGCACACCCGATCCATCACGACACGGCGTCAGTGCCACAGCGTCGGATCCTTGCCTGAGCGGGCACCGGAGGCTGGTCCGGCCAGGCGAACGCGTACCGGGGATCGTCCCCGCGGCTCAGCCGTACGAAGCGCAGGAGTTCGCGGACGATGCCCGCGTTGCCCATCGCCCACCCGGTGCACGGTTCGAGGTCGCTCGGGGTGGCCCGGTGCTCAGAGTTGGACCAGCGAGCGCCATCACTGTCCCGGATCGCGCGGGCGGCGAGATCCGCGACGAGGACGTGGGCGAAGTCGTATGGGTCGTGCTGTTCGGCGATCCGGTCGCAGGCCAGGGCGAGGACGCCCGCGGTGCCGCAGCAGCGGCCGTTGTTGTCCCAGAAACCGGGGCGTAGCCGCTGGGGCAGGGCGGAGTGGGTGACCGTGTGCCAGCAGCGGTCGGTGAGGGCGGGCCAGACGGGGTCGGCTGTGATGTCCCGCAGCAGCCGGAAGACTTGGGCGTCGCCGGCCGGGCCGTGGCACCAGCCGTAGCTGATGGGCTCGATCACATCGGGTCGGTACTGGGGGGTCGAGTGCGGCACCAGGAAGCCCTCCGGCCCGGCTTCGTCGCGCGCCACGACGTCTGCGGCACCGGCCAGCGCCAGCTCGACCAGGTCCGCACGGCCGGTGGCTTCGCCGACCCGGGCAAGCGCCAGGACGATGCCGAGCGTGCCGTGCGAGATGTGATGCAGACGGGAGTCGATGCCCGTGCGGTGGGCCCAGTGGACGCCCGCCGGGGTCTGCTCCGCCGTGCGCAGATACGGCTCCATGGCGAGGACGGCCAGTTCGGCGTCGCCGGCCAGGAGTGCCCCGAGGCCGATCCCCGCGTTGCCGCCCATCAGCTCGAACAGTTCGCCCCAGCGGGTGCCGTCGAAGCGTGACCGCACGAGTTGCAGCGCGCGGTCGGCGGCGGCGCCGGCGGCCGTGTCGCCGAGTTCTTCGTGAAGGGCTCGCAGGACGAGCGCCATTCCGGTGCGGCCGAAGTAGAGGGAGTCGTCGTCGATGCCGTCGACGGAGTCCGCAAGGCTGCGGGCGGCGCGCAGGGCGGCGTCGGCGTAGGAGTCGTCGCCGAAGTGCCGCCACGCCTCCAGGAGCACAGGGACGTTCCCGGCCGTACCGCTGTAGAGCATTGGGGTGAGCTCGTCGTCCGAGGGCCTGGTCGACCAGGCGAGGCCTCCTTCGAAGGTTCCTCGCGCCGCCTCGGTCAGCCACCGCAGCCCGTCCACCGCGAGTCCCTCGACCTCATCGACCACCACGACCGTGGCTTCTGGTGCCGTCATGGGCCCACTCTCGCATGATCTTCCAGACCCGCCCAGAGGGCAGTTGCGCTCCCCAGGACCCTTGGCCGCCGCACCACAACCGCACCAGATCGGGCGGGGAATAACGGGGAACCACGGTGAAAGCAGCCAAGCCACCGAGAGGCCGCAGCCAGTCATTTTTCCAGGTCAGCGTCCAAGACAGCCACGAATGATCGCAGCTTCCCAAGCTGAGGGCTCCAGCACCGTTGTCACGGGTCGGTCGTCATGTCTTGCTCCGGTCGACGGCACAACCAGCGTGGCTGAGCCAGGTCGGGGGGCCACGAAACATACGCGCGCCCGGACCGTCGGCGTGCCCACCGCCGTGGCTGACTGTCGTCGGCTCGGGTTCAGACCTGGGTCCGCCGCACGCCAGTGCACGCGATCGACCTGCTGCCGTCCTCGGTGAGAAACGACATGAACGTCCAGGAGCCATCAGCAGCCCTGATCTGCCCCAGACGAACCGGCTGCTGATGCCGGCCAAGCAGTTCCACGGCGCGTTTCAGGTTCTTTGGTCTCGATGCCCTGGCGGCGTGTGTGCAACAGTCGGCGCCCATACATGAGGGCGCGCGGCTCAGCAAACGTAGTCCCGTCCCGGACCTCGTGGGAAGCGCCGCAGCGGAGCGCGGCCAGAGCAGCCACGGACGTCTCGTCGTTGCCCACCGGGAGCCGTTCGAGTAGTTCCCGCTCCATGCGCTGCCACCCCCACCGTGATCCTGCTCTACAGCAGCCGGATACAGCGATCACAGCCCCTCTTATAGCTTCCCGATTAGACAGGAAGCAACAGCACTGCAGGCAGTTAGGCAGTCTGGACCGACGGCTTCTGCTACAGCGAAGGCGGCCGTTCAGCCCTGACCTGAGTCGGGAGATGGGACATGCAGGAGCACATCGTGTTCTTGACCCTCCCACTTCACGTGCAGGACGGTCGGCTGACGCCACCAGTTGCCGAGCTTGATGAATTCGCCCTCCCCGGGTCGCAGGACCAATGGATCACTCCCGTCACCCGCCACAGTGCTACCCAGAGCCCAGGCTTGTACGTTCACTGCCGTTCCAGGCCCGTCGTTGCGCAGTAAGTATTGGTGTCCATGCAGGCTGATCAGGCTGAAGCTTGGCTCGGGAGAGACCACTCCGTTACGTCGGTCCTCCGCCTCCTGCTGCTGCAACGCCAAAGCATCAAGCACAGCTTGGGCTTCGGTACGCTGCAATGCCAAGGCGTCGAGCGCGGCTTGGGTCTCGGTACGCTGCAAGTCCAGCGCTTCGAACGCGGTATCAGCTGAACGCTTGCTGTCCTTGCGTGCCAGCACGGCCACCCACGTCGCCGCAATGGTCACGAACAACGCAGCCCACGTCTGCACATCCGTCCAGCTCACTTTGCCCCCCCCAGCAAACGCCCATCGAACTGCCCCGACAGAGCCGTCTCCCCACCCGGAGACGCAACCTGTGCAACAAATGCGTGCCCAGAACTGCGAACGGGCCCATGGAACCACTGCTTGTCCCCGCTGAGTTCATTTCCGCCCGGCAGGCCGACGACACCTCGGTATCGCTGGGACGGGGTCGAACTCACCGGACCTCCTGCCATAACTCGGCGGAGAGTGAGTCCGGCGCCTCCGCTTCGATCGACGCGTACCTGTCGTCTCCTCCACTCGCGCGACGAGCCCGACGGCGAACAGCCGGGCAGCGATGGCCACCGCGCTAACTCCCGAACCAGGCACAGGGCAGCCTCCGTCACCGTCGATCACTTTCAGCAAATCTTGCCGCGCTCGTCACGCACATCCGGCGGACGTACTACAGCGACCAGGGGCGGCCCGTGGAGACGGCGGATATCGTGGTGCCCGCCGCCCATTGCGAGATCGTCTATGAGATCCCGATCAACCGTTAGCCGCTGCTCACAACGCGACTTCTGACATCCACGGCTGACATCAACGAGGCCGGACGGCGGCATACAGCAGCGCCCCTGAGCGACCGTCGGACCGGCCGACGACGGCTCCAGGGGCGGGCGTAGATCGAACTCCTAAAGAAGTGGTCGACGGCAGCCACGTTGACGTCAACGCCGGCGGACAGGGGCAGACAGTAACGGCCCGGTACGACTAAGGTCACCGGCCAGTGACCTCCCCCGCCAGGGCACCTGTCACGGTTATGACAACGGGGTGGCGCCACACCCTGTGGATCAGGGACGCGGACGAAGTGAAGCCTGCGGGCTGGATTGTTGACTCCAACCCTGATAAATCACTTGTCATGGTCATGAATACGATTGGACTGCACAGTATCAATCGTTGGGAGGCGTCCTTCCTGCGCGAGGAGGTGGGCGGCTACTTCACCCACGGCGTCGAGTGCACGCCGGGCGCGACGGTACTCGACGTAGGCGCCAACATCGGCGTGTTCTCGGCGGCCGTCTATGAGCGGCTGGACGGGGACGTGCGGATCTACGCCTTCGAGCCGGTGCCGCCACTCCACGCGACACTCGAACGCAATGCCCGCGAGTTTTTCAACGGACGTCTGACCGCGCTCCCTTACGGCCTGGCGTCCCGTGACGACGAGCTCGATTTCAGCTACGTTCCGGCCGCCACGATCTTCTCGTCCTCCTCGCGGGATCAGGGGAACATCGAGGCTGAGCGGCGGCGGGTCACCGCCAGCGTTGTCGAGATGATCCGCCAGGGCGGCCTGGGACCGGTCCTGCGCCGCGTACCCGCCCCCATCCTCACTCTTCTCGTCAGCCGCAAGCTGCGGGTGATGCGGCGGCTTGAGACGCACCGGGTGAAGGTCAGGCCCCTGTCATCAGTGCTCGACGAGCAGGGCATCGACCACATCGACCTGCTCAAGGTCGATGTGGAAGGCGCCGAACTCGATGTGCTCAGAGGCATCGAGGAACGGCATTGGCCGCTGGTCCGCCAGGCCGTCGTCGAGGTGGAGCGCTGGCAGCAGAACCGCGACACAGTCTGCGAGGTCCTCCTCACGCACGGCTTCACGGTCATCACCGAGCAGGACCCGGTCCAGCAGGCCGGCGACATTGGCATGGTGTTCGCGGTCAGGCCCTGATATGTAGGCCGCTCTGTCAAGTGGGCATGCGTGTCCGGCCTCTTCCGGGGCGGGAGGGGCTGTGGTGTGGGGCCGGCGGGGCGTGTCCGGGGTGTGCGTGTCGTGGCGACGACGCGCGGTCAGCCTGATATGCGCGGGTTGGCTACCGCATGACCGAATGTGCGTCGGGAACGGTCCGCTTGTCTAACATCGGGCGTGGCCTGCGGAAGCAGGTTGCCCATAGGGCTACCGCGGGTCGTTCCTCGCGCTGCACGGTCCCAGGACATGCTCCCACCGGCGGTTCGTGGGAGGCGTTGATGCCGTGTCAGTCCTCCATGATGGCCAGGCTCCAGCACCAGCCGGACAGTTCCCGGGCGACGGCCACCGCGCTGACGGTGGAGCGTTTGCGGCGCGCGTCCAGGTTGGTCCAGCGTTGGTGGAGACGACGGTTGCCCTGCTCGGCGCGTTGCCGGACCGGGGCGGGGGCCTGGTCGAGCCGGGCGCGCAGGGCGACACCGGGGCGCCGGTAGGGCCGGCGGTGGTGCCAGGCCGTCTCCACCAGCAGCCGTCTGGCGTGGGTGTTGCCGGTCTTGGTGATGCCGCCCTGTCGGCGCTGGCTGCCGGAGGAGTCCTCGCAGGGCACGAGCCCCAGGAAGGCACCGATGGTCGAGCCGGTGAAGCGGTGCCAGTCACCGATCTCGACGGCGAGGCCGAAGGCTGTGAGCGTGCCGACCCCGCGCAGGCAGGACAGGCGGGCCACGACGGGTGCCCAGGCGGGCTGCCCGGCGAGCTTGGTGATGGCCGCGTCCAGCCGGGTTCGGCGTGCTTCGAGGGCCAGCACCGTCTCCAGTGCCTCGTCATAGGCCACCCGCAGTCCCAGCTGTTCGAAGTGGTGGCTGGTCAGCCAGTGATGGTGGACCGCCGTCCAGGCTTTGCCGTCGGTGTAGATGACGCCCTGGCGCAGCAGCAGTTTGGACAGGCGGTGGCGGGCCCGCATCAGATCGGCCCGCACATCGTCGCGGGCCCGGGCCAGGTCCCGGGCGGCCTCCTGCTCGATGGCGGGCACCCGCACCGCGGGCAGTTCGTCCAGGTGCAGGAGCTTCGCCAGCCGCTGGGCATCGCGCTTGTCGGTCTTGACCCGGTCCCCGGCCGGCCGCTCCATCTTCGACGGGGCCGCCACCACACACCGGATGCCGATCTCGTCCAGGGCCCGGGCCAGCACGAAGCCAGTCGGCCCGGCCTCATAAGCAACAGCGGCCGGCTGCGGCAGAGCCTCCACCCAGGCCACCACATCGGCGGTGTTCGCAACGAGGCGCTCGCTGAACACTTCGCCGGTCTCGTAGTCCAGTGCCCAGGCCGTGGTAGAGCGGGCATGGACATCCAGGCCGACCGAAGTACGCTCGGAAAACATCCGGTGCCTCCCGGTAATTGCGGCACTACCCGCCACTGTGCCCACCGGCAGGCAACCCGCGTCAACTTACGCGAGGGGCATCGGTCTTCGACTCCCGGACAGCCACGGCTACCGCCGCTTCATACGGTCTAACCACGCGCAGCACCCGGCACTCGATTGTCAACGGACATGCCGATCCCCCGGCCGGGCGGGGCTCACGGGGAGGGATCCTCGACGCCGGGGGAGTAACGGCAGGAGGTCAGCCCACGGCACACAACCCCAGGCCACCCCGATGACCACCTGTCGCGCGACATCCTCTGGTTCTGCCTGCTCTTAGCAATCCCGGCATCGGGGAGCGCCCACCCCTTCGACGACAGCCTCGATGGCGTCCGGACCGAAGAGCAGCCGTGATAGCCGGCGGGCTCACGAGGGCATCGCTCTCTCTTCTGTCCTCCCGACCGAGCATGAGGCATCCAGCGAAGGAGAACCCGGACTATGTGTCCGGGCGTACCTACCAGGCTCGGTCAGCCCGTTAGCCCCACATTGCCGGTGGGACCTGATGCCCACATGGTGTGCTCTCGTGAAATTGCGGCTTCTGCCTGGTCGACAAACTTCCCCCAGGACTCCGCATCGGCAGATTCATCCGTTAGAGAGCGAATGTGCCTGATCTCCCGGGCCGTCAGACTGTATGCAGACGCTTCCCCCACCAGAGCGACGCTCCTCCAAGTACGGGACTGCCTATCCCGAAGCTTGGCCATCCGCGCATACCACTCGACTTGTTCCATCAGGCGATTGTTTTTGTAGGTCTCGATCCTCTCGCCCCTACTGGTGGCGCGGCAGCGTTCCATGGCTTCGTTGACGTCGAGCCCTGCCGATACATCAACGATATCGAGACCTAGGCTGATCTCGCGAAGCCTTCGTATAAAGAGACGCCGAGCCTCGGAAGCCGACATGGATTCAGGGAAGGGATCCCCACACACCGCATAGCGCCAAGCGAGGGTCTTACACGATTCGGCCGCAGCCCGGCACTCATACCAGCGCCGCTCATCTCGTTGCTCCACGATGTAGAGCCGAACCAAGATGGAAGAGATGAATGCCAGAGCGGCAACAAAACCCGCCCAGTCGATCCCGCTACTGCTGAACTTGAGCGTCGTGGCGCCAGCGGCTGCCGCCAAGAACAATAAAAGGAGAGTCAGGCGAAGTTGACCGAAATAGCG
The genomic region above belongs to Streptomyces sp. CG1 and contains:
- a CDS encoding tyrosine-type recombinase/integrase: MDVWRSVRRHGDTKTRKSRRSLAMPQQTVTVMRAHKRREQAACLAAGDEWTDERLVFPTETGELRSALDVRRNFRTLLKEAGFENPKEWTPRELRTSFVSVLSDHGIPIEVISRLVGHNGSGTTERVYRKQLRPVISEGAEAMDEIFGDDDDVVEDESPDSP
- a CDS encoding class I SAM-dependent methyltransferase; protein product: MDWDAAADVFDDEPDHGLRDPAIRAAWAARLRSWLPERPADVLDLGCGTGSLSLLAAEEGHRVTSVDSSPAMVERARAKLAGCGAVVLCGDAAAPPVGEWRFDVVLVRHVLWTLPGPDKVLRHWRDLLRPGGRLVLVEGVWGTLNPVGIPAERLTALLAPLSPEIRVERLSEDPLLWGKAVADERYAVVAALGHRSGQ
- a CDS encoding lanthionine synthetase LanC family protein; translation: MTAPEATVVVVDEVEGLAVDGLRWLTEAARGTFEGGLAWSTRPSDDELTPMLYSGTAGNVPVLLEAWRHFGDDSYADAALRAARSLADSVDGIDDDSLYFGRTGMALVLRALHEELGDTAAGAAADRALQLVRSRFDGTRWGELFELMGGNAGIGLGALLAGDAELAVLAMEPYLRTAEQTPAGVHWAHRTGIDSRLHHISHGTLGIVLALARVGEATGRADLVELALAGAADVVARDEAGPEGFLVPHSTPQYRPDVIEPISYGWCHGPAGDAQVFRLLRDITADPVWPALTDRCWHTVTHSALPQRLRPGFWDNNGRCCGTAGVLALACDRIAEQHDPYDFAHVLVADLAARAIRDSDGARWSNSEHRATPSDLEPCTGWAMGNAGIVRELLRFVRLSRGDDPRYAFAWPDQPPVPAQARIRRCGTDAVS
- a CDS encoding DUF4231 domain-containing protein; this translates as MTGPGTDSFTWHQLPLFFQDADSGSIRSKRRYFGQLRLTLLLLFLAAAAGATTLKFSSSGIDWAGFVAALAFISSILVRLYIVEQRDERRWYECRAAAESCKTLAWRYAVCGDPFPESMSASEARRLFIRRLREISLGLDIVDVSAGLDVNEAMERCRATSRGERIETYKNNRLMEQVEWYARMAKLRDRQSRTWRSVALVGEASAYSLTAREIRHIRSLTDESADAESWGKFVDQAEAAISREHTMWASGPTGNVGLTG
- a CDS encoding FkbM family methyltransferase, whose protein sequence is MKPAGWIVDSNPDKSLVMVMNTIGLHSINRWEASFLREEVGGYFTHGVECTPGATVLDVGANIGVFSAAVYERLDGDVRIYAFEPVPPLHATLERNAREFFNGRLTALPYGLASRDDELDFSYVPAATIFSSSSRDQGNIEAERRRVTASVVEMIRQGGLGPVLRRVPAPILTLLVSRKLRVMRRLETHRVKVRPLSSVLDEQGIDHIDLLKVDVEGAELDVLRGIEERHWPLVRQAVVEVERWQQNRDTVCEVLLTHGFTVITEQDPVQQAGDIGMVFAVRP
- a CDS encoding IS110 family transposase, with product MFSERTSVGLDVHARSTTAWALDYETGEVFSERLVANTADVVAWVEALPQPAAVAYEAGPTGFVLARALDEIGIRCVVAAPSKMERPAGDRVKTDKRDAQRLAKLLHLDELPAVRVPAIEQEAARDLARARDDVRADLMRARHRLSKLLLRQGVIYTDGKAWTAVHHHWLTSHHFEQLGLRVAYDEALETVLALEARRTRLDAAITKLAGQPAWAPVVARLSCLRGVGTLTAFGLAVEIGDWHRFTGSTIGAFLGLVPCEDSSGSQRRQGGITKTGNTHARRLLVETAWHHRRPYRRPGVALRARLDQAPAPVRQRAEQGNRRLHQRWTNLDARRKRSTVSAVAVARELSGWCWSLAIMED